The Plasmodium knowlesi strain H genome assembly, chromosome: 14 genome has a segment encoding these proteins:
- a CDS encoding tRNA-splicing ligase RtcB, putative — protein sequence MKWLPIIPLFPACCISQRSMMRELCYVGSVALSPMRPKKNAFKLRERGETTRLFCANSEMSNFYGINESGFSNTRPPPYLLRFDKCNDVIAYTNEIDNESLKQIKNLAKLHIIKGHITILPDVHLGKGIIIGSVFLTKHFIIPNGVGVDIGCGVLCVKINKLKKKNLHEGVINNIYKKIKRNIPLSFDYHEKEVFDAKNVLDELVAKYASSNMAHIMNPKHLKQMGTLGGGNHFIEIAYDASGDVKAEPINGNLSGEAHQNDNTQKYACQQNHYPESDIYILIHSGSRNIGKSTAEFYDDLASHESKVKRNDLAYLDLRKKHGQNYLRDMQLCQEYAKYNRIYMMKIIEQIIKEELNCTLDWQNAINIHHNFCNHELVNYFHNGEVKKEYMYVTRKGATSSMKNQLGIIPGNMKVGSYIVRGKGNKLSYNSCSHGCGRVLSRTHAKKIINQADFVNIMKGVRCDTSAKIRDEAPQAYKNLNKVLRNQDSLIHVVRRLLPLINVKGG from the coding sequence ATGAAGTGGCTACCCATCATTCCGCTTTTCCCCGCGTGTTGCATCTCACAGAGGAGCATGATGCGCGAGCTCTGCTATGTAGGTAGCGTGGCGCTCTCCCCGATGAGGCCAAAGAAAAACGCATTCAAATTGAGAGAAAGGGGAGAGACGACGCGCCTCTTCTGCGCTAACAGTGAGATGAGCAACTTTTACGGCATTAACGAAAGCGGGTTCAGCAACACCCGACCACCCCCGTACTTACTCCGCTTCGACAAGTGTAATGATGTCATTGCGTACACAAACGAAATAGATAATGAGTCTTtgaagcaaataaaaaaccTAGCCAAACTGCACATTATAAAGGGGCATATAACAATCCTACCAGATGTACACTTAGGGAAAGGAATTATAATCGGCTCTGTATTTCTAACGAAGCATTTTATCATCCCGAATGGGGTCGGAGTTGACATTGGTTGTGGTGTTCTATGTGTTAAAATTaacaagttaaaaaaaaaaaaccttcatGAGGGTGtcataaataatatatataagaagATAAAGCGGAACATCCCTTTAAGTTTTGATTATCATGAGAAGGAAGTGTTTGATGCAAAAAATGTGCTAGACGAGTTGGTGGCCAAGTATGCCAGTAGCAACATGGCTCATAtaatgaaccctaaacatttGAAGCAAATGGGAACGCTAGGCGGGGGAAACCATTTTATCGAAATTGCATATGATGCATCAGGCGATGTGAAGGCAGAACCTATAAATGGTAACCTATCAGGTGAAGCACACCAAAATGACAACACGCAAAAATACGCATGCCAACAAAACCATTATCCAGAATCAgatatttacattttaatACATTCTGGTAGTAGAAACATAGGAAAAAGTACAGCTGAATTTTATGACGACTTGGCTAGCCACGAAAgcaaagtaaaaagaaacgACCTGGCCTATCTAgacttaagaaaaaaacacgGACAAAATTACTTAAGGGATATGCAATTATGTCAAGAGTATGCAAAATACAATAGAATTTATATGATGAAAATTATCGAACAAATTATTAAAGAAGAACTTAACTGCACGCTGGATTGGCAAAATGCCATAAATATACATCACAATTTCTGCAACCACGAATTGGTCAACTATTTCCACAAtggggaagtaaaaaaggaatatatgtatgtaacaAGGAAAGGCGCAACATCATCCATGAAAAATCAATTAGGCATAATCCCTGGAAATATGAAGGTCGGTTCTTATATCGTCCGGGGAAAGGGCAACAAGTTATCCTACAATTCCTGCTCGCATGGTTGTGGAAGGGTGCTAAGCAGAACGCatgcaaagaaaataattaatcAAGCCGattttgtaaatattatGAAGGGGGTACGATGTGACACCAGTGCCAAAATTCGAGACGAAGCTCCTCAGGCGTATAAGAATTTGAACAAGGTTTTGCGAAATCAAGATTCTCTTATACATGTTGTTCGGCGCCTTCTCCCCCTGATTAACGTTAAGGGGGGGTAG
- a CDS encoding endoplasmin, putative, which translates to MKLNRVFLCAVFICALVPNWVPQSCNVLCESNEGKVEEKESKEEPKKDADNIPEISDSEKPTSGIEQHQYQTEVTRMMDIIVNSLYTQKEVFLRELISNAADALEKIRFLSLSDENVLGEEKKLEIRISANKEKNILSITDTGIGMTKEDLINNLGTIAKSGTSNFLEAISKSGGDMSLIGQFGVGFYSAFLVADKVIVYTKNNNDEQYIWESTADAKFTIYKDPRGSTLKRGTRISLHLKEDATNLMNDKKLVDLISKYSQFIQYPIYLLHENVYTEEVLADIAKEMENDPNYDSVKVEETDDPNKKTRTVEKKVKKWKLMNEQKPIWLRPPKELTDADYKKFFSVLSGFNDEPLYHIHFFAEGEIEFKCLIYIPSRAPSINDHLFTKQNSIKLYVRRVLVADEFVEFLPRYMSFVKGVVDSDDLPLNVSREQLQQNKILKAVSKRIVRKILDTFRTLYLNGKKNKEELRAELAKETDEEKKKDIQKKINEPSTYKLIYKEYRKYLKTGCYEDDINRNKIVKLLLFKTMLHPKSISLDTYIENMKPDQKFIYYASGESYEYLSKIPQLQIFKKKNIDVVFLTESVDESCVQRVQEYDGKKFKSIQKGEITFDLTEDEKKKEEKVKKMYKALIDVISDTLRNQIFKVEISRRLVDAPCAVVSTEWGLSGQMEKLMKINVNNSDQIRAMSGQKILEINPDHPIMIDLLKRSVSNPKDSQLTESIKIIYQSAKLASGFDLEDTADLAQIVYDHINQKLGVDNNLKIDDLDPAIFETKKLEQEDSGDGQKFHEEINIDDEIQKQDSATESSSKNDEL; encoded by the coding sequence ATGAAACTCAACAGAGTGTTCCTCTGCGCAGTTTTCATCTGCGCGCTGGTCCCTAATTGGGTACCCCAAAGCTGCAATGTGCTCTGCGAaagtaatgaaggaaaagtagaGGAGAAagagagtaaagaagaaccAAAGAAAGATGCAGATAACATCCCAGAAATTTCCGACAGTGAAAAACCAACTTCAGGCATAGAACAACATCAGTACCAAACGGAGGTTACCAGAATGATGGATATAATTGTGAATTCCTTATACACGCAGAAGGAGGTATTCCTAAGAGAACTAATTTCCAATGCAGCGGACGCGTTGGAGAAAATACGATTCTTGTCTCTGTCGGATGAAAATGTATTaggagaggagaaaaaattggaaataaGAATATCAGCCAACAAGGAGAAGAACATTTTATCCATCACGGACACAGGTATAGGTATGACAAAGGAAGACCTGATTAACAACTTGGGAACGATTGCCAAGTCAGGCACATCAAACTTTTTGGAAGCTATATCAAAAAGTGGAGGTGACATGAGTCTGATAGGTCAATTCGGGGTAGGGTTTTACTCTGCATTTTTAGTGGCAGACAAGGTAATCGTGTACACGAAGAATAATAATGATGAGCAGTATATCTGGGAATCTACCGCTGACGCTAAATTTACCATTTATAAGGACCCCAGAGGATCTACCCTTAAGAGAGGAACGAGAATATCGTTACACTTGAAGGAGGACGCCACCAACTTGATGAATGACAAAAAGTTGGTAGACTTAATTTCCAAGTACAGTCAGTTCATTCAATACCCAATTTATCTGCTACatgaaaatgtgtacacGGAGGAAGTACTGGCCGATATAGccaaggaaatggaaaacgaTCCGAACTATGACAGCGTTAAAGTGGAGGAGACGGATGACCCAAACAAAAAGACAAGAACTGTAGagaagaaagtaaaaaaatggaaactaaTGAATGAACAGAAACCTATTTGGTTAAGGCCACCCAAAGAGTTAACCGACGCAGATTACAAGAAATTCTTCAGTGTACTATCCGGCTTCAATGATGAACCCCTGTATCATATACACTTCTTCGCAGAGGGAGAAATCGAATTTAAGTGTTTAATATACATCCCGTCCAGAGCTCCATCCATAAATGACCACTTGTTCACCAAACAGAATTCCATCAAATTGTACGTTAGGAGAGTTCTTGTAGCAGACGAGTTTGTGGAATTCCTCCCCAGATATATGAGCTTTGTAAAGGGAGTTGTAGACAGTGACGATCTCCCTCTTAACGTGTCGAGAGAGCAATTACAACAGAATAAAATTCTAAAAGCTGTGTCGAAAAGAATTGTCAGAAAAATCCTGGATACCTTCCGAACCCTGTActtgaatggaaaaaaaaacaaggagGAATTAAGAGCAGAACTAGCCAAAGAAACggatgaggagaaaaaaaaagatatccaaaaaaaaattaatgaaccCAGTACGTACAAATTAATATACAAAGAGTACAGGAAGTATTTAAAAACAGGATGTTATGAGGATGATATCAACAGGAATAAAATTGTTAAGTTACTTTTATTCAAAACCATGTTACACCCCAAGAGTATTTCATTAGATACTTAcatagaaaatatgaaaccCGACCAGAAGTTTATCTACTATGCTTCTGGAGAATCGTATGAATATTTGTCAAAAATTCCACAATTGCAGATtttcaaaaagaagaatatcgATGTTGTCTTTTTAACCGAGTCCGTGGATGAATCCTGTGTTCAGAGGGTACAAGAATAtgacggaaaaaaattcaagtcCATTCAGAAGGGAGAAATTACCTTCGACTTAacagaagatgaaaaaaaaaaagaggaaaaagtaaaaaaaatgtacaaggCATTAATTGATGTCATTTCGGATACCTTGAGAAATCAAATCTTCAAGGTGGAAATTTCGAGAAGACTTGTTGACGCTCCGTGTGCGGTCGTCTCCACAGAATGGGGATTATCaggacaaatggaaaaactcaTGAAGATAAATGTTAATAATTCAGACCAAATAAGAGCTATGAGTGGTCAAAAAATTTTAGAAATAAATCCTGACCATCCAATCATGATAGACTTGTTAAAAAGATCAGTTTCCAATCCAAAAGATTCTCAATTAACTGAAAGcattaaaattatttaccaGTCTGCGAAATTGGCATCAGGCTTTGACCTGGAGGACACTGCAGATTTAGCGCAAATTGTGTATGACCACATTAACCAGAAGCTGGGTGTAGACAACAACCTCAAGATTGATGATTTGGACCCAGCTATCTTCGAGACCAAGAAATTGGAACAGGAGGACTCTGGCGATGGACAGAAGTTCCATGAGGAGATCAACATCGACGACGAGATACAGAAGCAGGATTCCGCGACCGAGTCCTCTTCGAAGAACGACGAATTGTAA